One region of Carya illinoinensis cultivar Pawnee chromosome 8, C.illinoinensisPawnee_v1, whole genome shotgun sequence genomic DNA includes:
- the LOC122318536 gene encoding rust resistance kinase Lr10-like isoform X5, translating into MEKGMAFLAEFRVLISIVLVLILVSPASSHKNNHRCPPSSCGNISNISYPFRLTSDPPNCGEHRINYFLSTTGRKAYYTTGLVKPMHHLIIQHVPYMYKIDNLIGSALVLIGLLLEWRLPISVLGAPFVIAFLIHKWRRRHLSMYDNVEEFLQAQNNLMPIRYSFSEIKKMTKGFKESLGEGGFGTVFKGTLRSGHLVAVKMLNQSKANGQDFINEVATIGRIHHVNIVQLIGFCVHGSKRALIYEFMPNGSLNKHIFSSEANILNYNKTYDIALGVARGIDYLHKGCDMQILHFDIKPHNILLDENLNPKVSDFGLAKLYPVEDSIVPLTQARGTLGYMAPEMVYQNIGGISYKADVYSFGMLLMEMASRRKNLNPFTEHSSQIYFPTWIHDQLHDGKIIEIQDAIEDDRKICKKMMIVALWCIQLKPTDRPSMNKVVKMLEGDVECLQVPLKPLQPSPNREIKGARDNSNQASSSIQSHHP; encoded by the exons ATGGAAAAAGGAATGGCCTTCCTTGCTGAATTCAGGGTCCTTATAAGTATCGTTCTGGTCTTAATCCTTGTTTCTCCTGCTTCTAGCCATAAGAATAATCATCGTTGTCCTCCTTCTTCCTGTGGCAATATCTCCAACATTAGCTATCCGTTTCGACTAACAAGTGATCCACCAAATTGTGGAGAACACAG GATTAATTACTTCCTTAGTACGACTGGCCGAAAGG CTTATTATACTACTGGATTAGTCAAGCCCATGC ATCATCTCATAATCCAACATGTGCCTTATATGTATAAAATTG ATAATTTAATAGGTTCGGCACTTGTATTAATTGGATTACTGCTGG AATGGCGTCTGCCAATTAGTGTATTAGGTGCTCCATTCGTGATTGCATTTTTGATACATAAATGGCGAAGGAGGCACTTATCCATGTACGACAATGTTGAGGAATTTCTGCAAGCCCAAAACAACCTCATGCCAATAAGGTACTCTTTCtcagaaattaagaaaatgaccaAAGGTTTTAAAGAAAGTTTGGGTGAAGGAGGATTCGGCACAGTTTTTAAAGGAACACTTCGAAGTGGACATCTTGTAGCAGTAAAGATGTTAAACCAATCCAAAGCAAATGGGCAAGATTTTATCAATGAAGTAGCGACCATTGGAAGGATCCATCATGTGAATATAGTGCAACTCATTGGTTTTTGTGTTCATGGTTCAAAGCGTGCCCTCATATATGAGTTCATGCCCAACGGATCTCTAAACAAACACATTTTTTCATCAGAGGCAAATATCCTCAACTACAATAAAACATATGATATTGCTTTAGGAGTGGCTCGTGGGATTGATTATTTACATAAAGGATGTGATATGCAAATCTTACATTTTGACATTAAGCCCCACAACATTCTCCTAGATGAGAATTTGAACCCCAAGGTTTCGGATTTTGGCTTAGCAAAATTGTACCCTGTGGAAGATAGTATTGTTCCTTTGACTCAAGCAAGAGGAACGTTAGGATACATGGCTCCTGAAATGGTTTACCAAAACATTGGAGGCATTTCATATAAAGCTGATGTCTATAGCTTTGGAATGTTGTTGATGGAAATGGCGAGTAGAAGAAAGAACTTGAATCCATTTACTGAACATTCAAGCCAAATTTACTTCCCCACTTGGATACATGATCAATTGCATGATGGAAAGATTATAGAAATACAAGATGCTATTGAAGATGACAGGAAAATATGTAAGAAGATGATGATAGTCGCATTATGGTGCATACAATTGAAGCCTACCGATCGTCCATCAATGAACAAAGTCGTCAAAATGCTTGAAGGAGATGTTGAATGCTTACAAGTTCCTCTCAAGCCTCTTCAGCCATCACCAAATAGAGAGATAAAGGGTGCTAGAGATAATTCAAATCAAGCTTCATCGTCAATTCAGTCACACCACCCTTAA
- the LOC122318536 gene encoding LEAF RUST 10 DISEASE-RESISTANCE LOCUS RECEPTOR-LIKE PROTEIN KINASE-like 2.2 isoform X3, producing the protein MEKGMAFLAEFRVLISIVLVLILVSPASSHKNNHRCPPSSCGNISNISYPFRLTSDPPNCGEHRYELSCDDNSHTLLYLHGSKYYVSQINYNNYTIRIVDSGIQEDNYSFIPRYFLNSGNVSTWPDWDISYLTSVVAIVNCEKPVTSASSFLLYTISTNCSNINNGSGYSSNSSLSQYSKRYIYLILFRGVNATDVEESCTIEQMSLTSWPHADLPFNISRSCTDLRNLFSYGFVLSWCRLYCGSCSSYYYMEDDNKVSCSVSGLIGFSELMAFYVGLITSLVRLAERVAYYTTGLVKPMHNLIGSALVLIGLLLEWRLPISVLGAPFVIAFLIHKWRRRHLSMYDNVEEFLQAQNNLMPIRYSFSEIKKMTKGFKESLGEGGFGTVFKGTLRSGHLVAVKMLNQSKANGQDFINEVATIGRIHHVNIVQLIGFCVHGSKRALIYEFMPNGSLNKHIFSSEANILNYNKTYDIALGVARGIDYLHKGCDMQILHFDIKPHNILLDENLNPKVSDFGLAKLYPVEDSIVPLTQARGTLGYMAPEMVYQNIGGISYKADVYSFGMLLMEMASRRKNLNPFTEHSSQIYFPTWIHDQLHDGKIIEIQDAIEDDRKICKKMMIVALWCIQLKPTDRPSMNKVVKMLEGDVECLQVPLKPLQPSPNREIKGARDNSNQASSSIQSHHP; encoded by the exons ATGGAAAAAGGAATGGCCTTCCTTGCTGAATTCAGGGTCCTTATAAGTATCGTTCTGGTCTTAATCCTTGTTTCTCCTGCTTCTAGCCATAAGAATAATCATCGTTGTCCTCCTTCTTCCTGTGGCAATATCTCCAACATTAGCTATCCGTTTCGACTAACAAGTGATCCACCAAATTGTGGAGAACACAGGTATGAGCTCTCATGTGATGACAACAGCCATACGTTGTTATATTTACATGGTAGTAAATACTACGTAAGCCAAATCAATTACAACAACTACACAATCCGAATTGTAGACTCAGGTATTCAGGAGGATAATTATTCCTTTATCCCTCGTTATTTTCTAAACAGTGGTAATGTGAGTACTTGGCCGGACTGGGATATTTCATATTTGACAAGCGTTGTGGCTATTGTGAATTGTGAAAAGCCAGTGACTTCGGCTTCCTCTTTCCTTTTGTACACGATTTCTACGAATTGTTCTAATATTAATAATGGATCTGGGTATTCTTCCAACTCCTCTTTATCTCAATATTCCAAACGGTACATATATCTTATTCTTTTCCGTGGAGTGAATGCGACGGATGTGGAGGAGTCGTGCACGATAGAGCAAATGTCTCTGACATCATGGCCTCATGCTGATCTTCCTTTTAATATTTCCCGATCATGTACAGACCTCCGCAATTTATTCTCATATGGTTTTGTGCTTTCATGGTGCCGACTTTATTGTGGAAGCTGCAGTTCTTATTACTACATGGAAGACGATAATAAAGTTTCTTGCTCTGTATCGG GATTAATTGGTTTCTCAGAACTAATGGCCTTTTATGTAG GATTAATTACTTCCTTAGTACGACTGGCCGAAAGGGTAG CTTATTATACTACTGGATTAGTCAAGCCCATGC ATAATTTAATAGGTTCGGCACTTGTATTAATTGGATTACTGCTGG AATGGCGTCTGCCAATTAGTGTATTAGGTGCTCCATTCGTGATTGCATTTTTGATACATAAATGGCGAAGGAGGCACTTATCCATGTACGACAATGTTGAGGAATTTCTGCAAGCCCAAAACAACCTCATGCCAATAAGGTACTCTTTCtcagaaattaagaaaatgaccaAAGGTTTTAAAGAAAGTTTGGGTGAAGGAGGATTCGGCACAGTTTTTAAAGGAACACTTCGAAGTGGACATCTTGTAGCAGTAAAGATGTTAAACCAATCCAAAGCAAATGGGCAAGATTTTATCAATGAAGTAGCGACCATTGGAAGGATCCATCATGTGAATATAGTGCAACTCATTGGTTTTTGTGTTCATGGTTCAAAGCGTGCCCTCATATATGAGTTCATGCCCAACGGATCTCTAAACAAACACATTTTTTCATCAGAGGCAAATATCCTCAACTACAATAAAACATATGATATTGCTTTAGGAGTGGCTCGTGGGATTGATTATTTACATAAAGGATGTGATATGCAAATCTTACATTTTGACATTAAGCCCCACAACATTCTCCTAGATGAGAATTTGAACCCCAAGGTTTCGGATTTTGGCTTAGCAAAATTGTACCCTGTGGAAGATAGTATTGTTCCTTTGACTCAAGCAAGAGGAACGTTAGGATACATGGCTCCTGAAATGGTTTACCAAAACATTGGAGGCATTTCATATAAAGCTGATGTCTATAGCTTTGGAATGTTGTTGATGGAAATGGCGAGTAGAAGAAAGAACTTGAATCCATTTACTGAACATTCAAGCCAAATTTACTTCCCCACTTGGATACATGATCAATTGCATGATGGAAAGATTATAGAAATACAAGATGCTATTGAAGATGACAGGAAAATATGTAAGAAGATGATGATAGTCGCATTATGGTGCATACAATTGAAGCCTACCGATCGTCCATCAATGAACAAAGTCGTCAAAATGCTTGAAGGAGATGTTGAATGCTTACAAGTTCCTCTCAAGCCTCTTCAGCCATCACCAAATAGAGAGATAAAGGGTGCTAGAGATAATTCAAATCAAGCTTCATCGTCAATTCAGTCACACCACCCTTAA
- the LOC122318536 gene encoding LEAF RUST 10 DISEASE-RESISTANCE LOCUS RECEPTOR-LIKE PROTEIN KINASE-like 2.2 isoform X2 — protein sequence MEKGMAFLAEFRVLISIVLVLILVSPASSHKNNHRCPPSSCGNISNISYPFRLTSDPPNCGEHRYELSCDDNSHTLLYLHGSKYYVSQINYNNYTIRIVDSGIQEDNYSFIPRYFLNSGNVSTWPDWDISYLTSVVAIVNCEKPVTSASSFLLYTISTNCSNINNGSGYSSNSSLSQYSKRYIYLILFRGVNATDVEESCTIEQMSLTSWPHADLPFNISRSCTDLRNLFSYGFVLSWCRLYCGSCSSYYYMEDDNKVSCSVSGLIGFSELMAFYVVRLAERVAYYTTGLVKPMHHLIIQHVPYMYKIDNLIGSALVLIGLLLEWRLPISVLGAPFVIAFLIHKWRRRHLSMYDNVEEFLQAQNNLMPIRYSFSEIKKMTKGFKESLGEGGFGTVFKGTLRSGHLVAVKMLNQSKANGQDFINEVATIGRIHHVNIVQLIGFCVHGSKRALIYEFMPNGSLNKHIFSSEANILNYNKTYDIALGVARGIDYLHKGCDMQILHFDIKPHNILLDENLNPKVSDFGLAKLYPVEDSIVPLTQARGTLGYMAPEMVYQNIGGISYKADVYSFGMLLMEMASRRKNLNPFTEHSSQIYFPTWIHDQLHDGKIIEIQDAIEDDRKICKKMMIVALWCIQLKPTDRPSMNKVVKMLEGDVECLQVPLKPLQPSPNREIKGARDNSNQASSSIQSHHP from the exons ATGGAAAAAGGAATGGCCTTCCTTGCTGAATTCAGGGTCCTTATAAGTATCGTTCTGGTCTTAATCCTTGTTTCTCCTGCTTCTAGCCATAAGAATAATCATCGTTGTCCTCCTTCTTCCTGTGGCAATATCTCCAACATTAGCTATCCGTTTCGACTAACAAGTGATCCACCAAATTGTGGAGAACACAGGTATGAGCTCTCATGTGATGACAACAGCCATACGTTGTTATATTTACATGGTAGTAAATACTACGTAAGCCAAATCAATTACAACAACTACACAATCCGAATTGTAGACTCAGGTATTCAGGAGGATAATTATTCCTTTATCCCTCGTTATTTTCTAAACAGTGGTAATGTGAGTACTTGGCCGGACTGGGATATTTCATATTTGACAAGCGTTGTGGCTATTGTGAATTGTGAAAAGCCAGTGACTTCGGCTTCCTCTTTCCTTTTGTACACGATTTCTACGAATTGTTCTAATATTAATAATGGATCTGGGTATTCTTCCAACTCCTCTTTATCTCAATATTCCAAACGGTACATATATCTTATTCTTTTCCGTGGAGTGAATGCGACGGATGTGGAGGAGTCGTGCACGATAGAGCAAATGTCTCTGACATCATGGCCTCATGCTGATCTTCCTTTTAATATTTCCCGATCATGTACAGACCTCCGCAATTTATTCTCATATGGTTTTGTGCTTTCATGGTGCCGACTTTATTGTGGAAGCTGCAGTTCTTATTACTACATGGAAGACGATAATAAAGTTTCTTGCTCTGTATCGG GATTAATTGGTTTCTCAGAACTAATGGCCTTTTATGTAG TACGACTGGCCGAAAGGGTAG CTTATTATACTACTGGATTAGTCAAGCCCATGC ATCATCTCATAATCCAACATGTGCCTTATATGTATAAAATTG ATAATTTAATAGGTTCGGCACTTGTATTAATTGGATTACTGCTGG AATGGCGTCTGCCAATTAGTGTATTAGGTGCTCCATTCGTGATTGCATTTTTGATACATAAATGGCGAAGGAGGCACTTATCCATGTACGACAATGTTGAGGAATTTCTGCAAGCCCAAAACAACCTCATGCCAATAAGGTACTCTTTCtcagaaattaagaaaatgaccaAAGGTTTTAAAGAAAGTTTGGGTGAAGGAGGATTCGGCACAGTTTTTAAAGGAACACTTCGAAGTGGACATCTTGTAGCAGTAAAGATGTTAAACCAATCCAAAGCAAATGGGCAAGATTTTATCAATGAAGTAGCGACCATTGGAAGGATCCATCATGTGAATATAGTGCAACTCATTGGTTTTTGTGTTCATGGTTCAAAGCGTGCCCTCATATATGAGTTCATGCCCAACGGATCTCTAAACAAACACATTTTTTCATCAGAGGCAAATATCCTCAACTACAATAAAACATATGATATTGCTTTAGGAGTGGCTCGTGGGATTGATTATTTACATAAAGGATGTGATATGCAAATCTTACATTTTGACATTAAGCCCCACAACATTCTCCTAGATGAGAATTTGAACCCCAAGGTTTCGGATTTTGGCTTAGCAAAATTGTACCCTGTGGAAGATAGTATTGTTCCTTTGACTCAAGCAAGAGGAACGTTAGGATACATGGCTCCTGAAATGGTTTACCAAAACATTGGAGGCATTTCATATAAAGCTGATGTCTATAGCTTTGGAATGTTGTTGATGGAAATGGCGAGTAGAAGAAAGAACTTGAATCCATTTACTGAACATTCAAGCCAAATTTACTTCCCCACTTGGATACATGATCAATTGCATGATGGAAAGATTATAGAAATACAAGATGCTATTGAAGATGACAGGAAAATATGTAAGAAGATGATGATAGTCGCATTATGGTGCATACAATTGAAGCCTACCGATCGTCCATCAATGAACAAAGTCGTCAAAATGCTTGAAGGAGATGTTGAATGCTTACAAGTTCCTCTCAAGCCTCTTCAGCCATCACCAAATAGAGAGATAAAGGGTGCTAGAGATAATTCAAATCAAGCTTCATCGTCAATTCAGTCACACCACCCTTAA
- the LOC122318536 gene encoding LEAF RUST 10 DISEASE-RESISTANCE LOCUS RECEPTOR-LIKE PROTEIN KINASE-like 2.2 isoform X1, whose product MEKGMAFLAEFRVLISIVLVLILVSPASSHKNNHRCPPSSCGNISNISYPFRLTSDPPNCGEHRYELSCDDNSHTLLYLHGSKYYVSQINYNNYTIRIVDSGIQEDNYSFIPRYFLNSGNVSTWPDWDISYLTSVVAIVNCEKPVTSASSFLLYTISTNCSNINNGSGYSSNSSLSQYSKRYIYLILFRGVNATDVEESCTIEQMSLTSWPHADLPFNISRSCTDLRNLFSYGFVLSWCRLYCGSCSSYYYMEDDNKVSCSVSGLIGFSELMAFYVGLITSLVRLAERVAYYTTGLVKPMHHLIIQHVPYMYKIDNLIGSALVLIGLLLEWRLPISVLGAPFVIAFLIHKWRRRHLSMYDNVEEFLQAQNNLMPIRYSFSEIKKMTKGFKESLGEGGFGTVFKGTLRSGHLVAVKMLNQSKANGQDFINEVATIGRIHHVNIVQLIGFCVHGSKRALIYEFMPNGSLNKHIFSSEANILNYNKTYDIALGVARGIDYLHKGCDMQILHFDIKPHNILLDENLNPKVSDFGLAKLYPVEDSIVPLTQARGTLGYMAPEMVYQNIGGISYKADVYSFGMLLMEMASRRKNLNPFTEHSSQIYFPTWIHDQLHDGKIIEIQDAIEDDRKICKKMMIVALWCIQLKPTDRPSMNKVVKMLEGDVECLQVPLKPLQPSPNREIKGARDNSNQASSSIQSHHP is encoded by the exons ATGGAAAAAGGAATGGCCTTCCTTGCTGAATTCAGGGTCCTTATAAGTATCGTTCTGGTCTTAATCCTTGTTTCTCCTGCTTCTAGCCATAAGAATAATCATCGTTGTCCTCCTTCTTCCTGTGGCAATATCTCCAACATTAGCTATCCGTTTCGACTAACAAGTGATCCACCAAATTGTGGAGAACACAGGTATGAGCTCTCATGTGATGACAACAGCCATACGTTGTTATATTTACATGGTAGTAAATACTACGTAAGCCAAATCAATTACAACAACTACACAATCCGAATTGTAGACTCAGGTATTCAGGAGGATAATTATTCCTTTATCCCTCGTTATTTTCTAAACAGTGGTAATGTGAGTACTTGGCCGGACTGGGATATTTCATATTTGACAAGCGTTGTGGCTATTGTGAATTGTGAAAAGCCAGTGACTTCGGCTTCCTCTTTCCTTTTGTACACGATTTCTACGAATTGTTCTAATATTAATAATGGATCTGGGTATTCTTCCAACTCCTCTTTATCTCAATATTCCAAACGGTACATATATCTTATTCTTTTCCGTGGAGTGAATGCGACGGATGTGGAGGAGTCGTGCACGATAGAGCAAATGTCTCTGACATCATGGCCTCATGCTGATCTTCCTTTTAATATTTCCCGATCATGTACAGACCTCCGCAATTTATTCTCATATGGTTTTGTGCTTTCATGGTGCCGACTTTATTGTGGAAGCTGCAGTTCTTATTACTACATGGAAGACGATAATAAAGTTTCTTGCTCTGTATCGG GATTAATTGGTTTCTCAGAACTAATGGCCTTTTATGTAG GATTAATTACTTCCTTAGTACGACTGGCCGAAAGGGTAG CTTATTATACTACTGGATTAGTCAAGCCCATGC ATCATCTCATAATCCAACATGTGCCTTATATGTATAAAATTG ATAATTTAATAGGTTCGGCACTTGTATTAATTGGATTACTGCTGG AATGGCGTCTGCCAATTAGTGTATTAGGTGCTCCATTCGTGATTGCATTTTTGATACATAAATGGCGAAGGAGGCACTTATCCATGTACGACAATGTTGAGGAATTTCTGCAAGCCCAAAACAACCTCATGCCAATAAGGTACTCTTTCtcagaaattaagaaaatgaccaAAGGTTTTAAAGAAAGTTTGGGTGAAGGAGGATTCGGCACAGTTTTTAAAGGAACACTTCGAAGTGGACATCTTGTAGCAGTAAAGATGTTAAACCAATCCAAAGCAAATGGGCAAGATTTTATCAATGAAGTAGCGACCATTGGAAGGATCCATCATGTGAATATAGTGCAACTCATTGGTTTTTGTGTTCATGGTTCAAAGCGTGCCCTCATATATGAGTTCATGCCCAACGGATCTCTAAACAAACACATTTTTTCATCAGAGGCAAATATCCTCAACTACAATAAAACATATGATATTGCTTTAGGAGTGGCTCGTGGGATTGATTATTTACATAAAGGATGTGATATGCAAATCTTACATTTTGACATTAAGCCCCACAACATTCTCCTAGATGAGAATTTGAACCCCAAGGTTTCGGATTTTGGCTTAGCAAAATTGTACCCTGTGGAAGATAGTATTGTTCCTTTGACTCAAGCAAGAGGAACGTTAGGATACATGGCTCCTGAAATGGTTTACCAAAACATTGGAGGCATTTCATATAAAGCTGATGTCTATAGCTTTGGAATGTTGTTGATGGAAATGGCGAGTAGAAGAAAGAACTTGAATCCATTTACTGAACATTCAAGCCAAATTTACTTCCCCACTTGGATACATGATCAATTGCATGATGGAAAGATTATAGAAATACAAGATGCTATTGAAGATGACAGGAAAATATGTAAGAAGATGATGATAGTCGCATTATGGTGCATACAATTGAAGCCTACCGATCGTCCATCAATGAACAAAGTCGTCAAAATGCTTGAAGGAGATGTTGAATGCTTACAAGTTCCTCTCAAGCCTCTTCAGCCATCACCAAATAGAGAGATAAAGGGTGCTAGAGATAATTCAAATCAAGCTTCATCGTCAATTCAGTCACACCACCCTTAA
- the LOC122318536 gene encoding LEAF RUST 10 DISEASE-RESISTANCE LOCUS RECEPTOR-LIKE PROTEIN KINASE-like 2.2 isoform X4: MEKGMAFLAEFRVLISIVLVLILVSPASSHKNNHRCPPSSCGNISNISYPFRLTSDPPNCGEHRYELSCDDNSHTLLYLHGSKYYVSQINYNNYTIRIVDSGIQEDNYSFIPRYFLNSGNVSTWPDWDISYLTSVVAIVNCEKPVTSASSFLLYTISTNCSNINNGSGYSSNSSLSQYSKRYIYLILFRGVNATDVEESCTIEQMSLTSWPHADLPFNISRSCTDLRNLFSYGFVLSWCRLYCGSCSSYYYMEDDNKVSCSVSGLIGFSELMAFYVVRLAERVAYYTTGLVKPMHNLIGSALVLIGLLLEWRLPISVLGAPFVIAFLIHKWRRRHLSMYDNVEEFLQAQNNLMPIRYSFSEIKKMTKGFKESLGEGGFGTVFKGTLRSGHLVAVKMLNQSKANGQDFINEVATIGRIHHVNIVQLIGFCVHGSKRALIYEFMPNGSLNKHIFSSEANILNYNKTYDIALGVARGIDYLHKGCDMQILHFDIKPHNILLDENLNPKVSDFGLAKLYPVEDSIVPLTQARGTLGYMAPEMVYQNIGGISYKADVYSFGMLLMEMASRRKNLNPFTEHSSQIYFPTWIHDQLHDGKIIEIQDAIEDDRKICKKMMIVALWCIQLKPTDRPSMNKVVKMLEGDVECLQVPLKPLQPSPNREIKGARDNSNQASSSIQSHHP; encoded by the exons ATGGAAAAAGGAATGGCCTTCCTTGCTGAATTCAGGGTCCTTATAAGTATCGTTCTGGTCTTAATCCTTGTTTCTCCTGCTTCTAGCCATAAGAATAATCATCGTTGTCCTCCTTCTTCCTGTGGCAATATCTCCAACATTAGCTATCCGTTTCGACTAACAAGTGATCCACCAAATTGTGGAGAACACAGGTATGAGCTCTCATGTGATGACAACAGCCATACGTTGTTATATTTACATGGTAGTAAATACTACGTAAGCCAAATCAATTACAACAACTACACAATCCGAATTGTAGACTCAGGTATTCAGGAGGATAATTATTCCTTTATCCCTCGTTATTTTCTAAACAGTGGTAATGTGAGTACTTGGCCGGACTGGGATATTTCATATTTGACAAGCGTTGTGGCTATTGTGAATTGTGAAAAGCCAGTGACTTCGGCTTCCTCTTTCCTTTTGTACACGATTTCTACGAATTGTTCTAATATTAATAATGGATCTGGGTATTCTTCCAACTCCTCTTTATCTCAATATTCCAAACGGTACATATATCTTATTCTTTTCCGTGGAGTGAATGCGACGGATGTGGAGGAGTCGTGCACGATAGAGCAAATGTCTCTGACATCATGGCCTCATGCTGATCTTCCTTTTAATATTTCCCGATCATGTACAGACCTCCGCAATTTATTCTCATATGGTTTTGTGCTTTCATGGTGCCGACTTTATTGTGGAAGCTGCAGTTCTTATTACTACATGGAAGACGATAATAAAGTTTCTTGCTCTGTATCGG GATTAATTGGTTTCTCAGAACTAATGGCCTTTTATGTAG TACGACTGGCCGAAAGGGTAG CTTATTATACTACTGGATTAGTCAAGCCCATGC ATAATTTAATAGGTTCGGCACTTGTATTAATTGGATTACTGCTGG AATGGCGTCTGCCAATTAGTGTATTAGGTGCTCCATTCGTGATTGCATTTTTGATACATAAATGGCGAAGGAGGCACTTATCCATGTACGACAATGTTGAGGAATTTCTGCAAGCCCAAAACAACCTCATGCCAATAAGGTACTCTTTCtcagaaattaagaaaatgaccaAAGGTTTTAAAGAAAGTTTGGGTGAAGGAGGATTCGGCACAGTTTTTAAAGGAACACTTCGAAGTGGACATCTTGTAGCAGTAAAGATGTTAAACCAATCCAAAGCAAATGGGCAAGATTTTATCAATGAAGTAGCGACCATTGGAAGGATCCATCATGTGAATATAGTGCAACTCATTGGTTTTTGTGTTCATGGTTCAAAGCGTGCCCTCATATATGAGTTCATGCCCAACGGATCTCTAAACAAACACATTTTTTCATCAGAGGCAAATATCCTCAACTACAATAAAACATATGATATTGCTTTAGGAGTGGCTCGTGGGATTGATTATTTACATAAAGGATGTGATATGCAAATCTTACATTTTGACATTAAGCCCCACAACATTCTCCTAGATGAGAATTTGAACCCCAAGGTTTCGGATTTTGGCTTAGCAAAATTGTACCCTGTGGAAGATAGTATTGTTCCTTTGACTCAAGCAAGAGGAACGTTAGGATACATGGCTCCTGAAATGGTTTACCAAAACATTGGAGGCATTTCATATAAAGCTGATGTCTATAGCTTTGGAATGTTGTTGATGGAAATGGCGAGTAGAAGAAAGAACTTGAATCCATTTACTGAACATTCAAGCCAAATTTACTTCCCCACTTGGATACATGATCAATTGCATGATGGAAAGATTATAGAAATACAAGATGCTATTGAAGATGACAGGAAAATATGTAAGAAGATGATGATAGTCGCATTATGGTGCATACAATTGAAGCCTACCGATCGTCCATCAATGAACAAAGTCGTCAAAATGCTTGAAGGAGATGTTGAATGCTTACAAGTTCCTCTCAAGCCTCTTCAGCCATCACCAAATAGAGAGATAAAGGGTGCTAGAGATAATTCAAATCAAGCTTCATCGTCAATTCAGTCACACCACCCTTAA